GTCAGCTTGGGTGATCCGACGGACAGGACCGGCAGACCGTCGGCCAGGGATGGCAGTGGCAGGTGGAAGATCCTCTCCAGCGCCTGTTCGTGACCGTACGCAACCCAGGGCTCCTGTGAGACGAAGTGCAGCATGACCGTTCGGGCACGGGGAAGCGAGGCGCGTGCGGAGCCTCCGGCCGACGTGGTGATCAGAAGATCGCGGCCTGGCACGGTGAGCCCGGCCTCGGCGAGCGTGTGTGCGGCGCCGATGAAGCCGTGGGCGCACGCGCCGAGTGTTCTGCCGGTCGGGGTCAGGACAGTGAGGTTGAGCTCGTACCCGTAGGGGTCGTCTGGCCCGCGTGGCTCGCGGACGGCGTCGATGAACACGGTTTCGGGGGTACCAGTGCGGCGGGCCAGCGCCTGGCGCTGTTCCACGTCCCAGGTTCCGACGTCGGCGCCCATGACGACGGCGAAGGGGTTGCCAAGCCCGTTATGCGGATCGCGGATGTCGACGAAGGCCGAGCCGAACACGACGGAGGTCCGGTACGGCAGCGTCACCAGCCGCCCCATAGGCATCGCGGCAGGGGACGACGTCGCCTCGGGCAGTCGGCCCGAGGCGTTCGTGCTGCTCATGGATTTGGCCAGAGGACGAAAAGGGGGTAGGCGCGCCGGCTGGGCCGGTCGCCGATCTCCTTGATCGCCGCGCGGATCTCGTGCAGGTGCCCGGTGGTCATTTGCAGTGGGGGCTCGTCGGGCTGGTAGGTGGTGCGGATCGGGTAGTCCACGCCTGGCTGCCTGGTCATCTCGATGTGGCAGCCGAGCACGTGGGTGACCAGTCGGCGGTCGGAGAAGTCGATCAGGCGGTCGATGGTCTGGGCGAAGGCCGACCAGTCCTGAATGTAGAGACGGCCCGGGTAGACCGTGTCGCCAGTGAGCAGGAACCCGGTCCACCGGTCGTAGAACGTAACCGCCGCCTCGTGGTGGCCCGGGGTGGCCAGGCACTCCAAAACACGGCCTCCCAGGTCGACCTGTGCCACGGCGTCGGGATCCTCGCTGAACCCGAAGTACTCCCAGGCGGTGGCCAGGTCCGCGCCGACCACCGTGGTGTCGGGGCGGTCGGCGAACTGATCGTCGCCCGCGATGTGGTCGCCATGCGGGTGGGTGTGCAGTACCAACAGGTGGTACTCCTCCCGGGGGTGACGGGCGAGCCAGCCGGCGACGAGCCCATCGACCACCCGGCGCAGGGGGAAGAACTCGGCGGATGCCGTGGCTCCGGTATCGATCAACACCGCACGTGCGTTTCCCAACAGCAGGAACAAGAACGGCGCCTCGTAGTCGATCGCCATATTCTGCCGCAAAATGAACGTGTGCTCGTCGTACGCGTGGATTTGGATGTCCGGATCGGTGTTGTGCTTGGCCGACGGTGAGCCGTGAATCCACCGGACATCCAGCGCACAAGGCTGTGGAGTCACTCCAGTGAAATCGACGAGGGGTGTGCCTGCATTCATGACGTCTCCTTCGAGTGCGTCGTCTTTGCAGGCCGGGTACGGCGCACGTCTCGTCCGGGGCAAGCACTTGCGGGCTTCCACGGCGAAACTACCACGACAACGATCAGCTACTCTTCGCCGCCATGGATCGTCCTGGCTCAGTGCCTGTCGCCGCGGCACAGCAGCCCCTGCCGCGTTGGAACCCCTGCGCGGTGGGGGCCAGCCGAGCACTACTCCTTGGGCAGCAAGGCCGCCCTTGCATGTGTGGCCGCAGCGAGTGCGCAGCCCGAAGATGGGAAGCCGCTTCGGTGTCCTGCTGCCCCTCACCGGCCGGAATATCGGAAGTCACATCGGGAGCATGCTTCTGATATTCAGCACAACGCAAGGGTCTCGGCGTAGGCACCGCGGTGCCGGGTGCGGCGCGGTGGCGCTCCAGAAAACAGGCGAGGGCCTCGCCGCAAAGTACGTCAGGTGAACGATCCCTCGCGCCAGCACGACCCCAGACATCTCGCTCACCTTCACCGGCGAGTTCGCAGAAACGGATCCTGCGCTCATCACCGTGAGGATCGACTCCGCGTCCCACCAGATCTCCCAGCGCAGGCGGTGCGTACGTGACTTCCGAACACCACGAGGCCATGGTCCTGTGGGCGATGATCATCCTCATGGGACGACGGCTCGCGCGATCTGCCTCTTCCAAGTCGCCCTAACGATCAGTTTGTACACGCGCACTCAAGCATTGCTCCAGTCCGGCATAGCTCAGGCTTACCGCAAGCCGCCTGCCGAACGCCTCACCCTGGTGGACCGCTGGTCGTCCTCGAGTGGCTGCAGCGGTGGCATTAGCGTCGCCCGCAGACCTGGCCGAGGCATACCGTCTCAGCAACGGGCGCGGAGCGGTGGCCGATCTGCTCGGTGGCGGCCCTCATGATGTGCCGACCGGGACGCGGCCACCGACCCGAGCGCATTCGGCGCTCCACAGGCACCGGTCATCATCGTTCACGGCGACCAACGCCAGGTGCTGCTGGTGGACATGGCTCACCGTTACCACAACGCCCACGGATCCAAGCTGGTCGAGCCGCCGGGCGCCGACCACTTCGACCTCATCGACCCCAGGTCCGCGGCGCCGCCCTTGTCCTGGACGCATCGCGCCGACTCGTCGGCCGAGCGTCACCCGCGTCGAGTTTGTGGCTGCAGCCCCGCCCCAAGCCAGACGAAGGAGGCCCCCATCCCGCCACCTGATCTACGGACATGTCTACAAGTCGGACCTGCGCAGCCCGCGGACTACTGCGGCACATTCGGAGGGTGCCGTATTCCTCTCACTTCATGAAACGGGTGGCTTGCTGGCTCAGACGGTCAAGGCGTAGTTCGGCGACACCGCGAAAGGCGTTGCTCAGGACGCGGGCCAGGGGCCCCTGGTGCTGGAATTCGTGGGTGACCACGGTGCCCCCTTCGTGTGGCCGCAGCCGCCAGGTACCGGTTTCCAGAAACCCGGGGACTCGCCAGGTCGTGTCGATGTGTTGTTCGTCGATGCGCGTGTACTCCCAGCTCCCACTGAGCCCGCCGCGGACGGTAGTGGCGTACTGGACGCCGGCGGAAGCTTCGGCGGGTCCATCAATGAATCGGATTGCCGGGTTCCAATCAGGCAGCGCCTGAGCATCGAGCAGCAGCTGACGAACCCGGGAGGGCGGCGCGTCTACAAATCTCATCGCTCGCTGAATGGTCATGGTCTCTGTCTCCGTTTCTCTTGCTTCGTGCGGCGAGCCACGGCCTGGTCCGCGGGGAGATTGCTGACGAAGGCCCCGGGGAAGCTGGTGATCTGGTCGAGGCCCCGGCCTTCTGCCGCGGTGTTGATCAACGAACTCTTCCTCGATCACGGCAATCTGTGCGACCTACCGGAGCCCGTCCTCGGTGAGGGTCATCTCGATGTGACGGCGGTCGAGCGCGCTGGAACCACACCAGGCTCGATTCGCGGCTCATGGCAATGTAATCATCAGCCCACATTCGGCCGCCTGGCCACCGCCATAGCCGGTGACGGGTGTGGGCAGCCCTGCGGGAAACCCCCTACGGTGAGACGATCACCTAGGTCAGCTTGCCGACCGGATAGGGAAGCCAACCGCAGCCCGAGCCGTGGGCCTGGTCAACGGCATCAATCCGAGCGGCATCATCATTCCCTGCCACCGCGTCGTCGGCGCCACCGGCCAAAATTCCTCCCCGGGTCGCATCTCGCTCAGAGCGGAGCGTGGACAGCGGCGGCCAGGGTGGCGGTCGCGCCCGGGTCGTGGGCGGCCAGAACGGCCAGGGCGGGATTCTGCAGGCGGAGCTCGTTGACCATCTGTGTCGTGCCAGCCAGCTCGCGCTTCTCACCGACCCCCGGCACGATGCCTTTCTCCAGCAGATCCGAGTCGTAGGTCAGGTCGCCGACCATGAGCAGCGGTGTCCGGCCTGGTCCGCGGACTAGCATCGACAGCGACCCGGGGGTATGACCGGGAGTGGGCAGCAGCACCATGCTGCCATCGTCGAACAGGTCATGGCCGGTGGTGAAGGGGGCCAGGGCAGGGTCGGCAAGGGGCTCCGGAGAGATGTGGCGCCAGCGCAGTCCGGGCAGGTCGATGTGGGAGCGCAGCAGGCCGCGCAGTTGCGGTGCCGGCTCCTCGAGGGTCTCCCACTCGTGTCGGCTGACCACGATCTGGGCACCGGTCAGCTCCCGCAATCCGCCGATGTGGTCTTGGTGCAGATGGGAGATGACCGCGGTGTGGACATCGCCGATGTCGTAGCCGATGGCCGCCAGCTGGGCGGTGAGGGTCTGCTCGGGACCGATGTCGAAACGGGCCAGCCGGTCGTACATCACCCCGGTGATGCCGCCGGGGAAGTAGTCGGGGTCGGTCACCGACGCGCGGTCCTGTCCGGTGTCGAAGAGCACCAGCCCGTCGCGGTGCTCGATCACGTAGACGTTGATGGGCAGTGGCTGGGTCCAGCGACGCGAGGTGAACAGCCACCAGTACATCGGCTTGCGGGTGGCGGACACGTGCTCAGGGTGGATCGACACCGATCCGGTGCTGACCATCGATACCCGCTTGATGCCTGCTTCGTTCGTCACGTTCATCTCCTTGATCGAATTAATGCGGAATACCGACGCCGGTGAGCACGGGATGGATGCCGGCGCCTGCGACGATCGCGCCTCGTCGTGTCCTCGATGAAGTGGCAGCCCAGCAGCGCCTCCGCCGGGGACCCCAGGGAGGCAGCCCACGTCGTGGCCGCCCGCTCGGGGCATTGAAGCCAGCCGTGCGGTCAGGAGGGCCTCATCGAATCGCGCCCGGGGCCTTGGCGTCTCCGAGGTGAGTGGCGGGAAAGGTCGACATCAACCTCCTCGGTCTGATGTGGACCATCCACTCCGTCGGCGAACTACTGATCCGCCTGACCGAACACGTCTAGCTTGTTTCGAGGAGCGTTTTGAGGTCGGCCAGGAGGCGTGGCCAGCCGTTGGTGACGGCCTGCAGGACGGCGCTGCCGGGTTCGAAGTCGTCGTGGACCACGGTCAGTTTGGCCGTCTCGCCAAGGTCCTCGATGTCGAAGGTCACCTTGGAGCGGCGCTCGGCGGAGAAGCGGGCCAGGAGTTCGTCGCTGAACCCGCTGACCGCCGCCCATTGCGGGGTGAAGGTGTGCCAGGTGTAGGACAGCCGCTTGCCGGGATCGGACTCGAGCACGACCTGGGCCGGGTCGGCGATCGTCACGTCGTGCTCGGGGTAGCGCACGGTCACGGTCGAGCCGGGCTTCCAGTCCGACTCGAAGGTCAGCCCGCGCCAGCAGCGCCGGGTGATGGCGGGGTCGGTCAGCCCCTGCCAGAGGCGCTCGGGGGTGGTGTTGATGTAGGTCGTGTAGACGAACTCGGGTTTGCCCATCGAGGTGTCCTCCAAAGCTGTTTCCAGGTCGGACAGGGCGCGGACCGGGCGCCGATGGTCGACAGGAACGCGTCAGCGGGCCGCGCGAAGAGGATCACGTCACCCGGGCCGCGCTCGGCCGGGGGACGGGCTTTGTTGGCTGCCGCCGGCGACGGATCGGTGTGCTACCGCAGCCGCTCGGTCAGGAAGTCCTCCCACGTCCGCTTGCCCGTAGCAGCCCCTTCGAGAGACAGATTCTCGCCGGCCCGGTAGGCGCGGCCGGCCTTGCCCGGAATCCGGACCGGCATCATCAGCCGGTGCTTGCCGCGCGCCTGCAGGTATCCGCGGCTCAGCTCGGCCATCCCGTACACCTTGGGCCCGGCCAGGTCGGGCACCAGGCCGGCCGGCTTGTGGAGCGTCAGCTCCACAAGCCTGGCCGCCACGTCGCGCGCATCGACCGGCTGGAACCGCATTCCGCCCGGGACGGGTATCACCGGCAGTTTCGCCATCGCCTGCACGGTCTTGAGGGCAAGGTCATGGAATTGGGCGGCCCGCAGCGTCGTCCATGGCAGGCCGGAGCCGGCCACGGCCCGTTCCGCGCCCAGCTTGGAGCTGAACCAGCTCAGCGGGATCCGGTCCGCCCCGATGACGGAGATGTACACCAGGTGCCGCACCCGGGCTCGTGACGCGGCCCGCACCAGATTCTCGGTCGCCTCGGCATCGCCCTTGCTGCTGCCCGCCAGATGCAAGATGATCTCGACTCCGTCTACCGCGGGCTCGACTCCCTCGCCCTTGCGTAAGTCGCCGCTCACGTACTCGGCGCCGTCGCCGGCGTCGCGGCCGCTCCGGCTGAGCACCCGCACGTCACAGCCGGCATCGTGCAGGAGCGGCAGGATCAGGCGCCCCAGCGTGCCGGTGCCGCCGGTGAGCAGGATGGATGAGGTCATGGCTTCTCCAGACTCGTGGGATCCGGGAGTCGATCTCCCAGTCGGGGTCGGACTCGACCGAGCGTCTGGAAACGCACGCGTTGTTCCCAGTGAGGCGAAACGTAACGGAACGTTCGGTTGAACGTATTAATGCAGTTGGTGGCGCCGCTGTCAAGAACGAAACGTCACGTTCTCCGTGGTACGGTGTCCTGGTGACTGGAAAGGCTGGCGGTGCCGCACGATCGCGCGCCGTGATTCTTCGGGCCGCCCTTGATCTGTGTGCGGAACGGTCCTACGCCGCCGTGACCATGGAAGCGATCGCCACCCGCGCCCAGGTCGGCAAGCCGACGCTCTATCGCTGGTGGCCGTCGAAGGGCGCGTTGTACCTGGATGCGATGACCGAACGGGTGGGCGAGCCGTACTTCCTGATCCCCGACACCGGCGACCTCGCAGCGGACCTGCGCACCTGGGTCCATGCCGTTACCAAGGTCTTCACCGACGGCGCGCTTGGTGAGCTCCTCGCCGGGGTGGTCGGATCGGCGCAGCATGACCCCGAACTCGCCAGCATCCTCCATGAACAGGTCCACATCCCTCTCTCGGGGCGCAACCGGGAACGGATCCGCGCGGCGCAGGAGCGCGGGCAAGTGGCCGACCTCGATCCCTACCTGCTCGAAGACATGCTCGTCGCACCGCTGTGGTACCGGCTGCTGATCACCGGCCAGCCGATCACCCCGCAGTACGCCGACATGGTCGTGAACGCCGTCCTCAGCTTGAACCCCACGCCGACCGGCAATGACTGAGCCGAAAGCCTGTGGGTGCCAGAAACTCGGCCAACGCGGCTGATCTGCGGCTCGACGCTCGCGCGTGCACTGTGCATGATCGTTGCTCATGGCGCTGCGGCTGCTCTATCTGATCTTCCTCTGACTCGCGGGCTGGCTGGTGCTGCGGGTCCGTTCCGAGACGTCGAAGGACGTCGAGATCCTGATGCTGCGCCAGCAACTCGCGGTGCTGCGTCGTCAGGTGGCCCGACCGCGATTGTCGTGGGCGGACCGGGCGATGATCACCGCGCTGGCGCGGCTACTGCCCACAGCCGGTCGGCTGCGGTTGTTCGTGACGCCGGGCACGCTGCTGCGCTGGCACGCTGACGTGGTACGGCGCCGCTGGACGTTCAAACGCCGCAGGCGGGGCCGTCTTCCCACACGGGCCGCGGTGCGATCACTGGTCCTCCGGATGGCCCGGGAGAACCCGCTGTGGGGATATCGCCGTATCGCCGGCGAACTCGCCGGTCGGGGATACCGCGTTGGTGCCTCCACCGTGTGGCTCATCCTGAAGAAGGCCGGCCTCGACCCAGCGCCGCGACGCACGGGGCCGACCTGGAGTGAGTTCGTGCGTGCGCAAGCCTGCGGGATCCTGGCGTGCGACTTCTTCCACTGCGAGACGGTGCTGCTCAAACGCCTGTACTGCCTGGTCGTCATGGAGATCTCCACTCGGAGAGTGCACCTGCTCGGCGTCACTGATCACCCTACTGGGCAGTGGGTCGCTCAGCAGGCCAGGAACCTGGTGATCGAGCCGGGGGATCGGACCGAGGGGTTCAGGTTCCTCATCCGTGATCGGGATGCGAAGTACACCGACATGTTCGACGAGGTGTTCATCGGCGCGGGCGTTCGGGTCTTGAAAACGCCGCCTCGGGCCCCGCGGGCGAACGCCTGCGTCGAGCGGTGGATCGGCGGCCTGCGTCGGGAGGTCCTCGACCGGATGCTGATCGTCAACGCTCGCCATCTGCGCCGGGTGCTGGCCGCGTACGAGGCTCATTTCAACCAGCACCGTCCGCACCGGTCCCTCCGTTGCGAGCCTTGCCCGCCTCGGTCGGAGCCGATATCGAGGTCATCCGCCGCGATCGTCTCGATGGGCTGATCCACGAGTATGCGCAGGTCGCGTAGGGTGGCCGAGTTTCTGGCATCCACAGGTACAGGTGATGTCGAGCATCCAGGCATTGGTTCACTACTCTGTGTTACTGTGTAGTGGTACTCGGTAGTACAAAGTACCAGGAGACCGAAGAGGACCCACGATGGACGACCTTACGGAGATGCTGAAGGGCACGCTTGAGGGCTGCGTGCTTGAAATCATCGGCAGCGAGGAGACCTACGGGTACGCCATCACGCGTCGGCTGCACGAACTCGGCTTCGCCGACGTCGTCGAGGGGACGGTTTACACCATCCTGCTGCGACTGGAGAAGAACGGGCTCGTCCAGGTGACGAAACGACCGTCCGGGCTGGGCCCGCCACGCAAGTTCTATGCGCTCAACGACGCGGGGCGCGAAGAACTCGCGACGTTCTGGGCGAAATGGGAGTACATCACATCACGGATCGACAAGCTCAAGGAGGGCGGGAGATGAACTTCTGGGAGACCATGACAGGCAGCGATCTCACCAGGGAATGGAAGGCGTTCGAAGCTCGGGCCGAGGCATTGCCGGCCGACTACCGGGCGGCGTGGGAAGAGATCAAGGGTCATCTTTTTCCCTACGCGGACTTCACAGGTCGAAACCTGATGCCGATTCTCGACGGTGCTCTGGGGCTGCTCGAAGAGACAGCGGCCGATGGGCAGAGCATTCACGAGGTGCTGGGTGACGACATCGAGGGCTTCTGCGCGGCGCTGGCCGGCGGAGAAGGGGCTCGGAGCTATCGCGACCGGTGGCGCGAGCAGTTGAACAGGAACGTCGCAAGGAAACTGGGCCGGCTAGGAGGCTGACGTGGGCATCCAAGACATCATCGAGGGCAAGAAGCAGTGGCGGGCGCACATGGCGCGGGTCAAGGCGCTCCCGCCGGACTATCAGATCGTCTACAAGGAGATTCAGAGGTACCTCTTCAAGGTTGGACCGATCGACTTGCCTGACGGGCCCCTCCTCTCAGGGATCATCGATTTCTTCGAGGAGGGCGTCGCGGCCAACAGGGGAGTCCTGGAACTCATCGGCAACGACGTCGCTGCCTTCTGCGACGACCTGATCAAGGACTCGCGCACCTACGCGGACATCTATCAGGAGTCCATCAGCGGGAAACCCGGCACGGCCGAGAAGTAACACCCGTCGACCGGTGCTGGCGGAGTTCTTCGATGGGTGAGCCGAAGGAGAACATCGGGCCCCTGACCGTCGACAGCCTGCTTGCCGCTGCGCGCGCCGAGTTGCGCCGGTTGTCTCCCGCCGAAGCCGCCGTCGCGATCGCCCGCGGCGCTCGGCTGGTGGACACCCGCCCGCACTTCCAGCGGGCGGCCGACGGTGAGATCCCGGGCGCGATCGTCATCGAACGCAACCATCTGAAATGGCGTCTCGACCCTGCCAGCCTAGCCCGCATCCCCGAGGCGACCTGCCACGACGCCGGCATCACCTGGGACGAGCTCGCGCCGGTGCTGCGGATCGGCGACCGCCGCGCCGCCCAGCGCCGCCACGCCCGCCTGCTGCAGGCCGCCCGCGACCGCCAGGCCCTCGACGCCGGCGAGGACCACTTGCGTGTCTTCTGCGAGTAGGCGCCGTCCCCTTGGACGGGCCACCGGGAGGGTGCTGGAACACCCCCTCCGAGGCCGCGCCCGCTACAGCAGAGCACGGCGAACGGAACCCCGATCCGCGAAGACGTCGGGGAGGATCCTGTGGACGCCGAACCGCCCCTTGGGAGGCGTGCCAGGCCGGCGGATGTCCCGGCGGTGAGCAGGCTGCTGCGGTGTCGTGTCGGCGGCCGTGTCAGCACCGCAACGGGCCGGTATCAGCGCTTTCGGTGATGGTGGATGCCATGAACAGTTCAGCGATTGCGCACTCGTGGTCGCGGGCGCTCCCGCCTCGTCCGCGACGATCGAACTCTCCATTGAGCCGACGGAGCCCGTCTTCGCCTAAGGAATGACGGACTCGCTCACGAACAGCGATCAGGCCGCCCGCGCCCACACGCTCAAGCTTCCGCTTTACACCTCAGCTATTCGGTGTTGCTAAGTACAAGTAGTCAGTGTTACTTTGTACTGGTAGTCAGCAACACCAAGTAGCTGAAAGGAGGCGTCCCATGGGCAAGCTCGTGACGGAGATGCTCAAGGGAACGCTGGAGGGCATCGTCCTGGCGATCCTGTCCAGCCGGCCCGCGTACGGCTACGAGATCACGGCGCAGCTACGGAATCAGGGCTTCTCCGACATCGCCGAGGGCACCATCTACGCGCTGCTGGTCAGGATTGAGCAGCGCGGCCTGGTCGACGTGGAGAAGGTCCTGTCGGAGAAGGGGCCGCCGCGCAAGGTGTACTCCCTCAACGACCAGGGACGGGAGTACCTCGAAGAGTTCTGGCGAACCTGGAGCTTCCTGGCCGACCGGCTCGAACAGCTCCGCGAGGGAGGCAAGTAGACATGACTACAGGATCGAACGAGCCGAAGAGCCGCTACCTGCAGTACCTGGAGATCGTCACCGGATCGCTGGAGGAGAAGAAGCGCTACCGGCAGTACAAGGCACGCATCAAGCAGCTGCCCGAGAACTACCGCATCGCGGTCCAAGCCTTGGAGCGCTACCTGATGCACTTCGGGCCGGCCGACGGCGCCGACGCGATGGCGATGTACGAGGACCTCGCCGACCTGTTCGAGCAGAGCGCGGCCGACGCCACCCCGATCCGCGATCTCTTCGGTGACGACCCCATCGAGTTCGTCGAGACGTTCATGGCCAACTACCCCCTCGGCCAGTACCGGGCCCGCGAACGCAACCGCTTCACCAGCGCCATCGCCCGCGCCGCCGGCGACACCACCCCACCACAAGACAGGACAGAGTGATGACGACACAGCAAGCCCCGGCGATCCAGGTGCACGGCCTGGAGAAGTCGTACAAGGAGCTGCAGGTGCTGCGCGGCGTGGACTTCGACGTGGCGCGGGGCAGCATCTTCGCCCTGCTCGGCTCCAACGGGGCGGGCAAGACCACGATCGTGAGAATCCTGTCCACGCTGCTCAAGGCCGACGCGGGCACAGCCCGCGTCAACGGCTTCGACGTCGCCACGCAACCGGCGGACGTGCGGGAGTCGATCAGCCTCACCGGACAGTTCGCCGCCGTCGACGAGATCCTCACCGGGCGGGAGAACCTGGTGCTGGTCGCCCGGCTGCGGCACCTCAAGAACCCGGGCAAGATCGCCGATGACCTGCTCGCCCGTTTCTCGCTGACCGACGCGGGCGCGCGCAAGGTATCGACGTATTCGGGTGGCATGCGCCGCCGCCTCGACATCGCCATGAGCCTCATCGGCGATCCGCCGGTCATCTTCCTCGACGAGCCGACGACCGGGCTCGACCCCCAGGCACGCATCGAGGTGTGGCAGGCCGTCAGGGAACTCGCCGGCCAGGGCACGACGGTGCTGCTCACCACGCAGTATCTGGACGAGGCCGAACAGCTCGCCGACCGGATCGCGATCCTCCACCAGGGCCGGATCATCGTCAACGGCACCTTGGCCGAGCTCAAGCAGCTGCTGCCACCCGCCAAGGTCGAATACGTCGAGAAGCAGCCGACCCTCGAGGACGTCTTCCTCACCCTCGTCGGCACGAAGGCATAACAAACTACGAAGGCATAAGGAACAACGATGAGCAAGCATTTCTTCGGCGACACCGCCGTCCTGCTGGGACGGTCCCTGCGCCACATCACGCGCAGCGTGGACACCATCATCACGACCACGATCATGCCGATCGCCATGCTGCTGCTGTTCGTCTACGTGTTCGGCGGCGCGATCAACACAGGGTCGGAGTCGTATGTGAACTACCTGCTGCCCGGCATCCTGCTCATCACGGTTGCTTCGGGCATCGCCTACACGGCATTCCGGCTCTTCCTGGATATGAAGGGCGGCATCTTCGAGCGCTTCCAGTCCATGCCGATCGCGCGGTCGTCCGTGCTGTGGGCGCACGTGCTGACCTCGCTGATCGCCAATCTGATCTCGCTCGTCGTCGTCGTGCTCGTCGCCCTGCTCATGGGCTTCCGCTCGGGGGCGGGAGTGCCGGCGTGGCTGTCGGTGGCGGGCATCCTGATCCTGTTCACCCTGGCGTTGACGTGGATCGCCGTCATCCCCGGCCTGTCCGCCAAGACCATGGAAGGCGCGAGCGCGTTCTCCTACCCGCTCATCTTCCTGCCGTTCCTCAGCTCGGCCTTCG
This window of the Nonomuraea africana genome carries:
- a CDS encoding ABC transporter ATP-binding protein; this translates as MTTQQAPAIQVHGLEKSYKELQVLRGVDFDVARGSIFALLGSNGAGKTTIVRILSTLLKADAGTARVNGFDVATQPADVRESISLTGQFAAVDEILTGRENLVLVARLRHLKNPGKIADDLLARFSLTDAGARKVSTYSGGMRRRLDIAMSLIGDPPVIFLDEPTTGLDPQARIEVWQAVRELAGQGTTVLLTTQYLDEAEQLADRIAILHQGRIIVNGTLAELKQLLPPAKVEYVEKQPTLEDVFLTLVGTKA
- a CDS encoding ABC transporter permease, with product MSKHFFGDTAVLLGRSLRHITRSVDTIITTTIMPIAMLLLFVYVFGGAINTGSESYVNYLLPGILLITVASGIAYTAFRLFLDMKGGIFERFQSMPIARSSVLWAHVLTSLIANLISLVVVVLVALLMGFRSGAGVPAWLSVAGILILFTLALTWIAVIPGLSAKTMEGASAFSYPLIFLPFLSSAFVPTATMPGPVRFFAEHQPVTSIVNALRDLFTQQPVGTDIWIALAWCVGILVVAYVFAMRTYRRKIS